In a single window of the Calditrichota bacterium genome:
- a CDS encoding tetratricopeptide repeat protein, whose product MRCLHLGLTIVLSLVLAGCAARQQSTLPEETDEAYRDRILSMLESEEGTKQGQEKTGAAAAQEASTSAPQKEATSAPSLSESLYASTQARYEALQSKLRARQATLDSLRRVLASADQEMARLEQQVNEARSAPATTVARSVSVAASSFEAQYQAALSLVERQNFQRAITEFEKLIAVNPRHPLADNCQYWIGQCYYDLGRYDEAIAAFLKVFSFAATDKYDDAHLMICKSYIALGERAAARAELNSFLLHHPTSEYRAAAEALLRRL is encoded by the coding sequence ATGCGATGCTTGCACCTGGGGTTGACAATTGTGCTGAGTCTGGTCTTGGCAGGATGTGCCGCACGACAGCAAAGCACCTTGCCCGAGGAGACCGACGAAGCCTACCGGGATCGGATTCTCTCCATGCTGGAAAGCGAGGAGGGAACCAAGCAAGGGCAAGAGAAAACAGGCGCCGCCGCAGCCCAGGAGGCCTCCACGAGCGCGCCGCAAAAAGAGGCTACCTCGGCGCCTTCGCTCAGCGAAAGCCTTTATGCGAGCACCCAGGCGCGGTACGAGGCCTTGCAGAGCAAGCTGCGCGCCCGCCAGGCGACGCTCGACAGCCTGCGACGTGTGCTCGCCTCTGCGGACCAGGAGATGGCCAGGTTAGAGCAGCAGGTGAATGAGGCTCGCTCCGCGCCTGCGACGACCGTTGCGCGCTCGGTGTCTGTTGCAGCTTCAAGCTTTGAGGCGCAGTACCAGGCCGCTTTGTCTTTGGTGGAACGGCAGAACTTCCAGCGGGCCATTACCGAGTTCGAAAAGCTCATCGCTGTTAACCCGCGGCACCCCTTGGCCGACAACTGCCAGTACTGGATTGGGCAGTGTTACTACGATTTGGGCCGCTACGATGAGGCCATAGCCGCTTTCCTCAAAGTGTTCTCGTTCGCCGCCACTGACAAGTATGACGACGCGCACTTGATGATCTGCAAGTCGTACATTGCCCTGGGCGAGCGAGCCGCTGCGCGGGCGGAGCTCAATAGCTTTCTGCTTCACCATCCGACGAGCGAGTACCGCGCGGCGGCCGAGGCGTTGTTGCGCCGCTTGTAG
- the recN gene encoding DNA repair protein RecN, translating into MLRRLYIRNYALLDEVAVDFGPGLNVITGETGAGKSIIIDALSTILGEKADADVIRAGAEKAVVEGVFSVPDLPEVDSLLRENLLGDGGEELILRRELHLSGRSRAFVNDTPVPLKVLEELGDLLVDLHGQHEHQSLLRVREHLYYLDAFGQLDKERAEVQQQYELVQQLTRRLAELKDEARQRAEKRALYEFQLREIQAINPERGEDQALEREECLARNRERLFALTEEVSQQLYEGEGAASERLHRCEALLAELRQIDESFAQLAEMCESARIAVEEIAKSARAYQSHIDFSPSRLEEIRERLARLSGLKKRYGGTLEAVLEYKELLERELALGESQEEHIAEMERRLAAEKDELARRCVELSAKRRQAGSALEQQVVAELAKLGMNSATFVVQIGWEEDPTGLVTADEKRYRVTPRGMDLVEFFISTNPGEPVRPLAKVASGGEISRIMLALKSVLAGLDRVPVLIFDEIDIGISGRIAQVVGRSLHGLGRSHQVISITHLPQIASMGDRHYVVEKRVEGDRTHTVVRVLTDEERPAEIAKLLGGETVTEAHLAGARELLAQANDLRQ; encoded by the coding sequence ATGCTCAGGCGACTTTACATCAGAAACTATGCGCTGCTGGATGAGGTGGCGGTTGACTTTGGCCCGGGGCTGAACGTGATCACGGGCGAGACCGGGGCGGGCAAGTCCATCATCATCGACGCACTGAGCACCATTCTCGGCGAGAAGGCCGACGCCGACGTTATCCGCGCTGGGGCAGAGAAAGCGGTCGTCGAGGGGGTCTTCTCGGTGCCCGACCTGCCTGAGGTTGACTCGCTTCTCCGCGAAAACCTCTTGGGTGATGGAGGGGAGGAGCTGATTCTAAGGAGAGAACTGCACCTTTCCGGACGCAGCCGGGCCTTCGTGAACGACACACCTGTGCCTCTGAAGGTCCTCGAAGAGTTGGGCGACCTGCTGGTTGACCTTCACGGCCAGCATGAGCACCAATCCTTGCTCCGCGTCCGGGAGCATCTCTACTACCTCGATGCTTTTGGTCAGCTCGACAAGGAGCGGGCGGAGGTGCAGCAGCAGTACGAGCTGGTGCAGCAACTGACCAGGAGACTGGCCGAGCTTAAAGACGAGGCGCGGCAACGCGCCGAGAAGCGCGCGCTCTACGAGTTCCAGCTCAGAGAGATTCAAGCCATCAATCCCGAGAGGGGAGAAGACCAGGCCCTCGAGCGCGAGGAATGCCTGGCGCGCAACCGCGAGCGGCTCTTTGCGCTCACCGAGGAGGTGAGCCAGCAACTCTACGAAGGTGAAGGAGCCGCCAGCGAGCGCCTGCATCGCTGCGAGGCCCTGTTGGCAGAGCTGCGCCAGATCGATGAGTCTTTCGCCCAGCTTGCCGAGATGTGTGAATCGGCGAGGATCGCGGTGGAGGAGATTGCCAAGTCGGCGCGCGCCTACCAGAGCCATATCGATTTCTCGCCGTCCCGCTTGGAGGAGATTCGCGAGCGGTTGGCGCGGCTGAGCGGACTCAAAAAGCGGTACGGTGGCACGTTGGAGGCGGTGCTTGAATACAAAGAACTACTCGAGCGGGAATTAGCCCTGGGGGAAAGCCAGGAGGAGCATATCGCCGAGATGGAGCGGCGCCTGGCAGCCGAGAAGGATGAGCTGGCGCGGCGCTGCGTGGAGCTCTCCGCGAAGCGTCGGCAGGCTGGCTCGGCGTTGGAGCAGCAGGTAGTTGCCGAGCTTGCCAAACTCGGGATGAACAGCGCCACTTTCGTGGTGCAAATAGGATGGGAAGAGGACCCGACGGGTCTGGTTACTGCGGATGAGAAACGCTACCGGGTCACGCCGCGAGGAATGGACCTCGTCGAGTTCTTCATTTCCACAAATCCTGGGGAGCCTGTCCGCCCTCTGGCCAAGGTTGCCTCGGGGGGCGAGATCTCCCGCATCATGCTCGCGCTCAAGTCGGTTCTGGCCGGGCTTGACCGCGTGCCTGTACTCATCTTTGACGAAATCGACATCGGTATCTCCGGCAGAATAGCCCAAGTGGTGGGGCGCAGTCTCCACGGCCTGGGGCGCAGCCATCAGGTCATCTCCATCACGCATCTGCCGCAGATCGCGAGCATGGGGGACCGCCACTACGTGGTCGAAAAAAGGGTGGAAGGCGACCGCACGCACACGGTGGTGCGCGTACTGACTGATGAGGAGCGTCCTGCCGAAATCGCCAAACTTTTAGGCGGTGAAACCGTCACCGAGGCGCATTTGGCAGGGGCGCGTGAGCTGCTGGCGCAGGCGAACGACTTGCGCCAGTGA